The genomic region CCTTACATCATTCAGCCTGATGACCTCAAGAGCCATATTGGTAACCTGGGGTACAACTGCACCATTAAAAGTAAATCAGCCCCTTTGAAGTTGGGTGTCCTTGACCTCGAGCGCTTGCAGAATGCAAACCCCAAGGAGACAGCAGCAAGTCTGAAGAGTGATGGGATGGATCCACTCCTTGCCAAGATGAGTGGCATGGCTACAGTGTCTGTACAGATAGAAGGCATGCACTGCAAGTCCTGTGTCAGAAACATTGAGGGAAATATATCCAATCTTCCTGGCATACAGAGTATTAAAGTGTCTTTGGAGTGTAAATGTGCTGTGGTACAGTATTACCCAAATGTAATTACCCTGCCAGCTTTGCAGCAAGCTATTGAATCTCTGCCACCTGGGAACTTTAAAGTATTCCTCCATAATGGGTCAGAAGCAAATAAAGGAGCATCTCCATCCCCTGCTTTGCTATGTGATCTCTTCAGAGAGCCACTGCAAGACACAACAAGCAGAGCTGTTATAAAGATTGATGGTATGACCTGCAATTCTTGTGTACAGTCCATAGAAGGGACCATATCACAGAGACAAGGAGTGCAACATATAGCAGTTTCTCTAGCTGACAGAATTGGGACCATACATTATGATCCAGTTGTTACTAATGGAGAAGAATTAAGAGCTGCCATAGAAGACATGGGGTTTGATGCTTCTGTGCTGACAGGtaactggtttgtttttttcttctgtgggtAGCATGCCAGGCTGGGCAATGTGACACCTGTGTTGAGGCTCTCTTCTGGAGAGAAACTCTTAAAACATCACATTGGCATTGTCTTTTCTAAGGGACTGACCTTATCTGACCTCACTTATCAAGGGAGTGAATGAAGCACTTGGCCTGTGAAGCACCTTATTTCAGCCCTTGTTAACTGCACTGGTGGGTGGAAGAGTTATCTCATGAAACCAAAATGTTTAGAAGTTAGTACAGGGTCTTTCAAATAGCTGATCCCCTTACCTATTGAATTAGGTTTCCTTGTATATCTACAGGCTGCTGTCAGTAAATCTATCaattcaaacattttaatttatgttcTGAATTTATGTACTAAACCCCCACAAACTTAATGAaatatctttcattttaaatcactttttgCATAGCTAAAGCATATTTTTAGTGTCCTAATCCTTTGACCTTCATTTCTTGAGAATTTTTACTAACCCTACTTCACTATGCCTTACTTTAAGTGAGGCAAGTGGCAAGATATAGGCAAGATGTGGTGGGAGTAGGTGCTTTTACATGTCAGCAGCAGTATGTACATTTTGTGCATGTGCCCAGTGTTTAAGAAGTTGCTGTGGTGCACAATCTCCTCCAGTGGATTTCAAATACAGCAGTATTTATCTGCTGCATTTCAGCAGATTTGCTTTGAGATACTGATGTATTTTACCTGCAATGAATTAGTGTGATCACAATAGACAACATCCTATTAACATTCCTCATGGATCCAATCCCTCTGGATCTGTGGAactgctgcagaagaggaggagccTGTATGTGGTGCTTAGTGATGATATCTGGTTTATAATTTGTTGGTAGGAGACCTCTCAATCCATCTGtggaaaaggaggggagggtCTCCTGTGTTTAACGTGTTCAGAAGCAACTCTTGCTCTTTTACACAAAATTCTGCCAAAGGGAGGCATTTTGTGAATGTTGGGTGTCTGTTCAGTATCtgataaagaataaaaatgtttgcaagAGGCCTGTATGTGTGGAGGTCTTCTGGGTGCTGCAAATCCTTTCACTGCTCATTTTGCAGCACTTGCAGTATAATTAATGTGCCATAATGAGAAACCTGTTGAGAAACTTGTCCTTTTCCTTGTGTGAGATGAAGTGCTGAGTCCTGCAGAGCTGACAAGGACAGAATGGATATGGCTGGACTGTGTTATATGTGCTGGATAAGGACCCTCTAAATACCAATGTATCTTTTGTTGAGCAGAGGTAGCTGTCAAGTCTAGGCATTGAAATTTGAGGGAATCATTTGCCATCTGAAAGTGGAAAACCAGCTCTGTAGAGTTAAATGGAGGTGGTATTTGTGAGTGGATATTTTTACAAGCATAGTAACAATCTACATTATTTCTGTGAAGAGACCAAGATTACCACCTCACTTTTCAAACAGCTAAGAGGCTCTGCATGATGGATGAATGTGTCCTGTTTTATGTCATCCAATTACACTGTAAATAGTGTTGGTTCAGTTTTCATTGTGTGCTTATTCAAGATACAGCCACAGGAGAACACAGACACCAGCCTGATGCCAGCAGTGCTGCCGGGCAGCTTCGACCTCCAGAGCCTCCTCGCCCAGGCTGtgtctcagctgctcctccagacAGTTCTCCCCTCGATGAGCCAAACCAGCCCAGTGGAGCTACAGCTGAGAAGTGTTTTTTACAAATCACAGGCATGACCTGTGCATCGTGTGTGTCTACCATTGAAAGGAATTTGCAGAAGGAAGACGGTAATAAATTTAAGATTCCTATAATGAGTCTGTAAGGGACTACAGATTAGTAGAACACAGGGTGTTCTGTGTGTTTAACAGCCAGAGGCATCTGGAAGATTAAATAGACTGCTCTTTTTTTAGTGCTGATATAACTTCATCACTGTTTAACTATTCTTCTGCTCTGACGGACAAACTCAATGGACGTCCTTGTAGCAGTAAGTTGTTGTATGTGATCAAAATTTCAAACCAGGCTCAAGGCAAGAAACAGATAAATGGTTCTTATTCAGTTTTCAGATCCTTATTTCTTTACAGAGCAATCTGTCTCTTCCAGAGCTGTTGAGAGGTCTGATAAATTTGTGATGGGAAACTTGCCCTTCAGGCACATTTGCACAAGGAAGTACAAACAAATGTGTGGCTTCAGTGCCTGGGTAATTATATTAACTTAGGGACAGCAAAGCTTATTAGGTTAGAAGTCTGCAGACTGGAGGTGCCTTTCCTTTGCCCATACAGAAGATGAAGAGATGAGCCTCAGCAATGTGACTTAATTTGTGTAGGAATGCCTTTGGAGGGTTTTGTTTATTGGTTCCTGTGCCCCTGGTCTCACAGTGATGGTCTCACTGCCTTGATTTAAAAATCCAAGAAACCACTGGTTATTCAGAACAATGTTTTTCTGCCTgtgattttctgtgttgttttttttttcaattctaaATGTAGATCtatgtgattttatttatttaataataataataataaatacaaagggaaaagcaagaattaaaaaagtCCTAGCATTGTGTTGTGGGGCTTGTTTAAGGCTTTCCAAACAAGATAGTCCAGGGTAGAGCTTGCAGCAATGACTACAAAGATTGCTTCTGAACATCCTCTTTCTTTCATTCCATCATAGGAAAATTCACTTCTGTCCCTGTGTAACTCATACAGTTCCTCTCATTGCTAAAGGAACAGCAGTGGAGCTGGATCTCAGTAAAAACTTTCCTGTTGTGGTGAGGGAACAACAcaggaaggaggcagagagaagtCATTAGACATATAACATCTCTAAGTTGTTACAGCCCTCACTGACAATCacttgtaatattttttgttccctGAAAGGAGCTGCATTAtctcataatttttattattgccACTGCAGGAATTGTTTCAGTGTTGGTAGCACTGATGGCAGGTAAAGCAGAGATAAAATACAAGCCAGAATTCATACAGCCTCTTGAAATAGCACAGCTGATCCAGAACTTGGGTTTTGAAGCTACTGTCATAGAAGATCatgcagaaacagaaggaaatgtggAGCTTCTTGTAAGTCATCTGTATTTGAAATCATAAGCTGGTTTTGGAAAGTCAGGTCTTGAAGAATCATTTTCTTGCAGATGCCTCTGTTTAAGAAGTTGTGGCTTCAGCAGGTCAGTTCTGGCTGGTAACATCATTTTATCTAACTGCTGAAAGACAAAATcggtttcatagaatcataaagtggttttggttggaagggaccttaaagatcatctggttccaaccccctgccatgggcagggacacctcccacctgaccaggttgctcaaagccccatccaacctggccttgaacacttccagggagggagcagccacagcttccccgggcaacctgtgccagcacctAACCATGcccacagtaaagaatttcttcctaaagtctaatctaaatctagcCTCTTTTAGCTTAAAACTGTTcccccttgttctgtcactacacgcccttgtaaaaagtctctcttcATGGAGAGAGGCTCTTCTCTTAGAAGAACCTGTCCAAAGgagatgaaataaaaagtgATAATTATATGTACATAATAGACATTTTTAGCTaggagaaatgaaacaaaacttttctgTGAAGGCACTTCAATCCACAGTACAGACTGAGCAATTGAGTATCAACAAATGTGCATTGATAATGTCTGGAGCTTTGTATAGAGGTCTGAGAACTTTGGGTAAAATTAGTAAATTGTTTGTATAAGGGACAAATTAATTTCATCCACAAATATCTGATTAACGTAGGGCATTGCTAACTGTACctaaatctgttttttctttagattaCAGGGATGACTTGTGCTTCTTGTGTTCACAACATTGAATCCAAACTCATGAGAACAAATGGCATATTCTATGCCTCAGTTGCACTTGCTACTTGCAAAGCTCACATCCAGTTTGATCCTGAAATTACTGGACCTCGAGATATTATAAAGATAATTGAGGTAGTCTTGAATGTTTTTTGTGTATGAATAATTGTAAGGGGaagttaaaaaggaaataaagcagctgATATATGAGAGGTTTTACTGACTTATGCAGATGACATGGTAATTATAATATGTTTGTGTGCTCTTGCAGTGAAGAAGCTCCACAACAGTGCACTGTCTCCCAGGTTGTTACTCTAAAACACAACATAAAATCTACAAAAAGAAGCCTTTTTAAACTCTATCTGATAAAAGTGCCATACATCCATTCTTTGCAGTTCTGTGTATAGAATCATGTGTCTGAATAGCAGTCATTTCAGCCAAGTGTTGATACTTCAGGAAAAAGTCCTGCTTTCTCTTATCATTGAAAGAAGCTGCAAAAGTTTTGCAACAGCTCACAAGATTACCCAGCTGTGTGTACAGGCATTCATTCCCACATCAGTTCAGAGAACTGATGGAAACCAGAAGAAATGGTTATGTAgccactaaagaaaaaaaacactgtctACATATAGGTTGTAGGTTACAACCACCCGGATCATAAAATCTGCCACTGTCATGGACCAGGTGTGgacaaaagcttttctttctctgccccCTCAGAAAAGAAGAGAACCAACTGTGTAAGGCACATGCAGTGAGTAGTCAGGAGGACAGCAGAGCCTGTTTGACTTCTGTATTCTAGAATATTTACTCATCTCCTAGATCACAGAAttggtgctgcagcagggattAACATGTAAACTAGCAGACTCCTCAGGCTGGCAGAGTAGTTCTGTAAAGTGCATCCTGTGACTGGAGCACGTCATATTGCagatatgaaaaatatattcttgaTCTTGCAAGTGAGATTTGTTGgatattgtttgtttgtttgtttgtttgtttggggtttctcggggggttttctttggtttgttgctttatttattttttttttttttaattattttttttatttttatttttggggggaggtgATTCCACTGCAGTAACTCCCTGAAACATCATTcgaggggtttttttgcatgtatttgTTTCTGGGCTGCCTTGGctgctttattattatttacagaTTAAAACTAATTCTAGCCACTTAGGTTTTCAACTTCAGGTGCATCTACTCAACTGTAGTGTTAAGGAGATGCTTGCAAGGTTGACTAGCCCAGGGGCTTGTACATTTTTGCCTTCCTTTGGAGTATTTCCCATCTTTCATACTTAATGAAGTGGAGATGAAAGGGCATAAATTTTCTTTGAGGAGGAGGGCAGCAAAACTCCAGCTCTCACTGGGAGCTTCCTGTGCCTAAGAAACCTGAGACACTTACTGCATCTATACACAGTGtccaggcagaggcagcagaaatcTTTTGCAGTCCACGTTTTGAGTACTATCTGAAATAGCCTCGCATATTGGCAggatctaaaaataaatatgaagttGGTATTTATGAAATATGGTCCTTTTCTGATACTTCTTTGAAAAGTAGTGTCATATAAATATAAGTACTATGGTTAGTTTAATAGAAACTAACTcatctttcctccctttcaataaaaaggaaattggTTTTCATGCTTCTGTGGCAAGAAGAGTTCCAAATGCACATAACCTGGAtcataaaaaggaaatacagcagtaagaatttctctttttctctcactaATGAATGTGTATAGATCATCTCTTTTCACTCACCTTCTCCCCCTTTACTCAGTTAATGTAGCTTATCCTCATGTGaagcatatttaattttatgatTTGCCATTTGGTTCAAATAACTTTATTGCTTTCATTAGTTTCAGTTTATACCTGATAGAAGTCTATTTAGTCAAACATGTAGGAGACACAAAAGTCTCTCATAGGGTTGAATCTTCCCAAGGTGTCCCAAAGCTATGTATTTGCCCTAGGTACTGAGGGGTGTATGACAACCAGGGATTTacagcttctgcttttcaggTGGAGGAAATCTTTCCTGTGCAGCCTACTGTTTGGAATCCCTGTCTTAATCCTGATGATTTATATGCTAATACCCACTGGTGAACACCATGGCTCTATGGTGCTGGAACAGAATCTCATTCCTGGATTATCTATTTTAAATCTTCTCTTCTTTGTCCTGTGCACTTTTGTTCAGGTATGTCTACAGTACTTCCTAGAGGATTATTTTCTATTCATCTCCCATTTATAGAACCTGTAATAAAGACAGGAGGCTGAAAAGGTCTAGTGGACAAGCCCTTCCCTCTTTTCTATACCACTTGTGCATAATGAGATGTCACTTTTCTGCAAGTTATCCATTCTGTAGCTGCTTATGGCTCTTACTCCTGCTAAAGATGTGTCAGCTGGTTTTCCAAGTGGGAAAGGTAgtcttaaaataagaaatatatgATCAGCTGCAAATTAATTGAGTATCTACAGGTAATTCTCTTCAAATTTTGTGTCTTCTTTATTTtggatttctgaagaacagGATGACATTTTGTTGGCAGAGTTGttctgagaaaaaggaagggcAAGTGAGAGGATGACAATGGAGTCAGCTTCCTAGCAGATCATGCCACTGAAGTTACATGAGTATAAAATTTGCATGGGACAGCAGTGCTTTCCCTTATCTACAATGTGTTTAAAATTCTGCTATAGACATTATTATGTACTCTCTGCTTTCACTGCTGTGATGTTAATATGGATCTGTCTCCGTTTATGCCAACAGTTTCTTGGTGGATGGTATTTCTATGTCCAAGCCTACAAATCCCTGAAGCACAAGACAGCCAATATGGATGTGCTCATTGTAATGGCCACAACGATTGCTTATGTGTATTCATGTGTCATCCTGATGGTAGCCATAattgaaaaggcagaggaaagccCTGTCACTTTCTTTGACACTCCTCCAATGCTGTTTGTGTTCATTGCCCTTGGGAGATGGTTGGAACACATTGCAAAGGTAATTCACACTAATAACCATGTATTTATGATGAGAATAGAATAAAACTATTCAGAGGATTTTTGAGTCTGTTGTTTCTGATGTATTATAAAAGGTCTTTTGGAGTTCATTGTGTTAAGTAGACGTCAGCGTTTGTGTATCTCAAAGTATCCTAAGCATTTATCTCTGTTTCTTAGAGTAAGACCTCAGAGGCTCTTGCTAAACTTATATCTCTTCAAGCCACAGAAGCCACTGTGGTGACTCTTGGACCTGACCACTCTATCATCAGGTAAATATCTGTGAACCAAATCCCCTGCAGCCTGTCTGGGTGCACAGACTAAGCTTGATGCAGCTGGTGTGAAGCCATTATTATTCTTTTGAAGCTGGTGGTGTAAATACTATCTCTGTTCTGTGTGTGTTGTCTTCAGGGAGGAGCAGGTACCTGTTGAACTGGTTCAGAGGGGTGATATTGTAAAGGTTGTTCCTGGTGGAAAATTCCCAGTGGATGGAAAAGTCATCGAAGGGAATTCTATGGCAGATGAGTCTCTCATTACTGGTAACTTCCCTTGCACTTATGCAAAGAAGTGATGTCTTCTagaatacttttttaaaagagagcAGAGACAACCCTGAATCTGCTGTCTGAATAACCTCTCACCTTTATGGATGCTTTCTGCCTCACTTTCTTGGCCTTAAATACAAATCTTGTATCTGCACACACCCAAAAAGCTGAATAATTTCAGTTAGTTTGGTCACTTTTACTAACGTACTGTCAGGATGGGTAGAGTCTAAACACCATTGCCATTATTCCAGAGATTTGGGGGGAGTTCTCCATGGAAGGTATTTCTAGAGATGGCACTTTCCCAGAAATAACTTTTAAGGAGGAAATGTTGCTGAGAGGCTGGGGTGTGTAGTATGGGTACGGAACAGGGCTTCTGGCAGGCGTCTCCCAGGGAACAAGAGGTCCCTGTGACTTGATGCTCATTAAATGTCATGGGACTTTTTCACAActgctgaaattttaatttcGTTTCTTAAATATAATAAGTATTTACTGCTTCACACAATTCTTATAAGTAAGGTAAAGGGTATAAAAACTTTACATTGGTATTGGCTTACTTGGTTAAGTATTTATGTTGCTTGGGGAACAGGGATATTTTGGGTTTAAGAGAAGCAGTCATTATCACTAATCCTGAAAATAgcaaaattaaagatttttgtAGAGCTTGTATTCTTGGGGGGCCAGCATGAGAACAGGAGCTTTGCCATAGAGACAGCTTTTGTAGTCTTTGAAAACTGATAGTGGTGGAAATAAAGACAGATTTCTCATACTCCCAGGGCTATGCAAAGtattatttggaaaaattatTAGCAGTTCCTTTTGCAATCAATTTGCTCCTGGCCCTTTTGAAGGATGGTTGGGACCAAGGAAACAGCATTTGCTTTGAAACTTAACCTAGAATAAAGTTTACAGAAGTATGACAGCCCTTATCCATGTGTTCAAAAGGTGATACAAGGTGATATACAAGGTGATTTCTTGTCATTATTGCTTAGCGTGCTGATTTTGTCAGCATACAATGAGGTTTGTGCTAATGAACTATGTTCCCTATTATTAAGAGTATTGACTCATTTATTCTTACCTTTTATTTCTAGGGGAAGCTATGCCAGTCACTAAAAAGCCTGGGAGCACAGTAATTGCTGGTTCTATAAATGCACATGGCTCAGTTCTTGTTAATGCAACTCATGTTGGTAATGATACCACTCTGGCACAAATTGTGAAATTGGTGGAAGAAGCTCAAATGtcaaaggtaaaaataatagaaagaaaaactaattaACGGGTTTTGATTTTATAAAGAAATCAGACACTTTATATATTTACTTGTCCAACAGTGCATTTTCCAGACTTCAAAAGAGAATCAGATTAAGAATATTACATATTTTCATCAACTCATAAACATGCAAatatatacctttttttttttttttctaataggCACCCATCCAGCAACTGGCAGATAAGTTTAGTGGATATTTTGTTCCATTTATCATCATCATTTCAACAGTGACATTGATAGCATGGATCACGATTGGTTTTATAAATTTTGATGttatcaaaaaatattttcctgtaagTAATTTCATTAAGAGCTGCATTTTGATGTTAGGATACCTTCCAGTGTAATTAACATAGCTTCTGCATGTAAGGTTTGATACTGCAACCTGGCAAATACTTTTTtacaaggtgtttttttctacACAGAGTAGATCattacagtaattaaaataaatttgcagaTATAAATATACCTTTGTCTTTATCCCGTATTTCTCCATGGGGTTCCTACAAACTGAAATCACTGGCAGTCTTTCTGGACTAAACATCATCTGTGGCTGCATTACAAGGAGCTGAGCCTTTCTTTTATTGCCTGAAAAAATTTTGGACATCCTTGTTCCTGATGGCAGACAGTGTGTTTGGCTTTAGAAAGAAGATGAGCTTCTGTTGTCTTTGGGATATGTATTTGCTATGTTCAGCAACTGTGAGGGTCTGTGCACCTGGAACTAGGGTTCTCCTTTGCTAGGGTATAAAGGACATGACAGCAAGTTGGACATGTCTAGAGGAGAGCcacagaaatgatcagagggctggagctcctctgctatgaagacagactgagggagttggggttgttcagcctggagaacaggaggctccaaggtgacaTTGTAGtgactttccaatatctgaagggagcctGCAAGAAATCTGGGATAGgactttttacatgggtgtgtagtgagaggacaaggggaaatggtttaaaacttgaagagggaagatttaggttgaatatgaggaagaaattctttactatggGGGtagtgagatgctggcacaggttgcccagaggatttgtggctgccccctccctggcagtgttcaaggctgggttggatggggctttgggcagcatggtctggtgggaggtgtccctgcccatggcagggacattggaactagatcatctttaagttgtcttccaactcaaaccattctatgtttctatgattctaagttaTATTATGTCCATAAGCTTGAGAGCAGAGTCATGCGTATTTATTTGCCTTtgaccagaaaaaaatccagaaaatacTGCCATAAACAATTCATAACATTGACCATTCTCTACCATTGCAGTAACAATAAGAGATTGTTTTTCTATACTGGAGATTTCCAGGtaaatgtttttggttttgttttttaaatggctCTGATTGACTGTACATCTGTATTGTCTTCAGTCAGCAATCAtgcatctctttctttttcccctctctcccttcttcttgCAGAAGCAGAACAAGCACGTTTCAAAAGCTGAGCTAATCCTGAGGTTTGCATTTCAAACCTCAATCACTGTGCTGAGCATTGCATGTCCCTGTTCCTTAGGCTTGGCCACCCCCACAGCTGTGATGGTGGGCACAGGAGTTGCTGCCCAGAATGGGATTCTAATCAAAGGTGGAAAACCCCTGGAAATGGCACACAAGGTTAAGAGTTCTTTCTCtacttttgctgctgttgttacATGAGTCCCACAGAATtgtggggggtttgtttttgttttgtattgatgatttttttttttctgttgttgctcATTAAGGTAAAGCAGGCAGATCTGAGCTTCTTTCTTTGAAGTAGTCACAGTAAAGTGTTAAGACCCAACTGTTCCGGCAATCTTATGCcagtgaggctgctgctcttctgcatgACCTCAGAGGTTTCTGACTTTTGcactctctttttctcttctgcaaacaAGCCGAATAATCCAGTGTTTTCCTCCTGTTCCCAGAGGACTGTTGTGAAATGTGTGTTGTACACAATCAGTTGTTAAAAATGTAGCATctaagagaaaaacagaattatttgaaGTTGTTttaatgtacagaaaaaaaggtggaaggTAGGCAGAAAAAGcctctcaaagaaaaaaaaaaaaaaagatgaagaagaggagagggaagaaagaggaggcTTGACGTGTCCACAGCCAGTGAAAAGAATGAATTTAAAGCATGCTGTGGTAGACTGAATTAGACATAAGCAGAACATTGTCAGAGAAAAGGATGGTAAGAATAAGTTAGTCAGACTGATAAATCTTGTCTTGTTGGACGTTATCAAGAACAGGCCAGAAgtttttccagtgctctggaggaaaaaaaaaagactgctcATCATTGTCCTGACTTTTTACCTGTTGAATCTAAGTGAGGCTAGAGCCAGGTCTTGGAAAATGAGGTGACCTGTTGGATTCAGCAAGGTTGGTAGGTTAGAATAGCTGGGAATAGAAAAAGTGCCTGCTTTGTTGAGTTTTTTGTATGTTTCTCTGTGCCATGCTTATGTTCAGGATTAGAACTGCCTTTATCTTTGAGTTTCTGCTTTATGTGGGGCTGTGTTTTTCGGTCCATTCCCAGTTCCCCAAGACTCATTGGGCTGGCTAACAAGTGATCATTAGGTCTGGTGAATAGGATGAGCTTGGTTTTGCTTAGGTGGTTGTTCCTGGAACTTGTTGCAGCTTCTTGCACTCTTCTCACCTGCTCTATCACCAAGTAACTTCCAGAGCCCCCTTTCCTCAATGCTGTTGTTAATTGTTTAGAAGAGCATTAGTAAAAGCCCTCCTTGTGTGACATACCTTGAAGTAAAAGTGATTAAGGTTCCATTGCATGTGAAAACATACAATTAAACACAAAGGACAGTGCAAGCCCTGCAATGACTGCATTGTCTGAGATACTTCGCCTGCAGGCACAGGATCTCCCTCCTGGTTTAGGTTTATTCTGTCTTGGTGTTGCTATAGACAACCGATTATTAAGGTCTCATCTGCATTCGTGTGCCTGAGGCATATGAGCATCCCTATGGTCACAGAGCTTAAGCAGTAACTCTGGCTTCTTTCTTGCAGATCAAGACTGTGATGTTTGATAAGACTGGGACAATCACCTGTGGAGTTCCTAAAGTCATGAGGGTGCTTTTGCTGGGAGATACAGCCGTGCTCTCCCTGAAGAAGGTGCTGGCAGTGGTTGGCACTGCAGAAGCCAGCAGTGAGCATCCTTTAGGAGTAGCAGTCACTAAGTACTGCAAAGAGGTACTTACCTTTCCTATTTCCTCTAAGGCCTGTGCTAATGCAGCAATATTGTGTAAAATGAGCAAGTCCCAGAGGGACAGTCCTGCCTGAAAAGTCACAGGCTGGAAAGCTGGCAGATTTTGTCACTGTGCATCTTGGTCTGGACAATACAAGAAGGCATATGCCTCAGCTTTGCTCTTCTGGAAATGCTGTGGAGTTCTTAAGCAAGACCTTATGAAGTTTTTTTGTGAACTAGAGGGAAAATAAGGACAGTGGAACATGTGCAGGAGGAAGATTTGCTTTAAATAACATTGTGAAGCAAATCTGTGGTGACATTTCATGTTACCTGACTGTAGTTACTTCTATTAGTCACTTGCTTTATGAACAGATTAGGCAAA from Heliangelus exortis chromosome 1, bHelExo1.hap1, whole genome shotgun sequence harbors:
- the ATP7B gene encoding copper-transporting ATPase 2 isoform X3, whose product is MRPSTFKKFYSWQALSNTDSPPGCELEPTMKHSFAFDNMGYEESFETLPSPSSQEHTLTVRIVGMTCQSCVQSIESRISKVEGIVSIKVSLERNNAIIKYLQSEISPEQICQEIQDMGFDANIAEERLTTETLNSSCLREAIVKLRVEGMTCQSCATNIEGKIRKLHGVAKIKVSLGNQEAIIAYYPYIIQPDDLKSHIGNLGYNCTIKSKSAPLKLGVLDLERLQNANPKETAASLKSDGMDPLLAKMSGMATVSVQIEGMHCKSCVRNIEGNISNLPGIQSIKVSLECKCAVVQYYPNVITLPALQQAIESLPPGNFKVFLHNGSEANKGASPSPALLCDLFREPLQDTTSRAVIKIDGMTCNSCVQSIEGTISQRQGVQHIAVSLADRIGTIHYDPVVTNGEELRAAIEDMGFDASVLTDTATGEHRHQPDASSAAGQLRPPEPPRPGCVSAAPPDSSPLDEPNQPSGATAEKCFLQITGMTCASCVSTIERNLQKEDGIVSVLVALMAGKAEIKYKPEFIQPLEIAQLIQNLGFEATVIEDHAETEGNVELLITGMTCASCVHNIESKLMRTNGIFYASVALATCKAHIQFDPEITGPRDIIKIIEEIGFHASVARRVPNAHNLDHKKEIQQWRKSFLCSLLFGIPVLILMIYMLIPTGEHHGSMVLEQNLIPGLSILNLLFFVLCTFVQFLGGWYFYVQAYKSLKHKTANMDVLIVMATTIAYVYSCVILMVAIIEKAEESPVTFFDTPPMLFVFIALGRWLEHIAKSKTSEALAKLISLQATEATVVTLGPDHSIIREEQVPVELVQRGDIVKVVPGGKFPVDGKVIEGNSMADESLITGEAMPVTKKPGSTVIAGSINAHGSVLVNATHVGNDTTLAQIVKLVEEAQMSKAPIQQLADKFSGYFVPFIIIISTVTLIAWITIGFINFDVIKKYFPKQNKHVSKAELILRFAFQTSITVLSIACPCSLGLATPTAVMVGTGVAAQNGILIKGGKPLEMAHKIKTVMFDKTGTITCGVPKVMRVLLLGDTAVLSLKKVLAVVGTAEASSEHPLGVAVTKYCKEELGTQSLGYCTDFQAVPGCGISCKVGGVEAVLGTAEEPLDKMDTGRSGGSTAPLGENALITLSESQAPSSHTYSVLIGNREWMRRNGLQIANDINDAMTDHEMKGQTAILVAIDGVLRGMIAVADTVKQEAALAVHTLKNMGIDVVLITGDNRKTAKAIATQVGIKKVFAEVLPSHKVAKVQELQNGRSKVAMVGDGVNDSPALARADVGIAIGTGTDVAIEAADVVLIRNDLLDVVASIHLSKRTVRRIRINLILALIYNLLGIPIAAGVFMPVGLVLQPWMGSAAMAASSVSVVLSSLQLKCYKKPDAESYEAQAQGRMKPLSPSQISVHIGMDDRRRDSSRPASWDQISQVSLSSLTSDKLPRCNGFVEEEGDKWSLLMNGGDEEQYI